The following coding sequences lie in one Chiroxiphia lanceolata isolate bChiLan1 chromosome 19, bChiLan1.pri, whole genome shotgun sequence genomic window:
- the MIF4GD gene encoding MIF4G domain-containing protein codes for MGETGKEEYKIQSFDSETQKLLKTALKDPSNVDLEKVANIIVDQSLKDCVFSKEAGRICYTIIQAESKQVGQSIFRRSLLNRLQQEYKDREELRTRSLQAWICYVTFICNIFDYLRVNNMPMMALVNPVYDCLFRLAQPDSLQKEEEVDCLVLQLHRIGEQLEKMNSQRMDELFSLLRDGFLLQEGLSSLSQLLLLEIIEFRAADWKMTDAAQKYYYSEVTD; via the exons ATGGGGGAAACGGGCAAAGAAGAGTACAAAATACAGTCGTTCGACTCTGAGACTCAGAAGCTGCTGAAAACAGCCCTCAAAG acCCCAGCAATGTGGACCTGGAGAAAGTGGCCAATATTATAGTGGACCAGTCCCTGAAAGACTGTGTGTTCAGCAAGGAGGCAGGGCGGATCTGCTACACCATCATCCAG GCAGAGAGCAAACAAGTTGGCCAGAGCATCTTCCGGAGGAGCCTGTTGAACCGGCTGCAGCAGGAGTACAAGGACAGGGAGGAGCTGCGCACCCGCTCGCTCCAGGCCTGGATCTGCTACGTCACCTTCATCTGCAACATCTTCGACTACCTGAGG GTGAACAACATGCCCATGATGGCTCTGGTGAACCCCGTTTATGACTGTCTGTTCCGGCTGGCACAGCCCGACAGcctgcagaaggaggaggag GTGGACTGCTTGGTCCTGCAGCTCCACCGCATCGGCgagcagctggagaagatgAATTCCCAGCGGATGGAtgagctcttctccctcctccgAGACGGCTTCCTACTGCAGGAGGggctcagctccctgtcccagctcctgctgctggagatcATCGAGTTCCGTGCTGCCGACTGGAAGATGACGGACGCTGCCCAGAAATACTATTACAGCGAAGTGACGGATTAA
- the MRPS7 gene encoding 28S ribosomal protein S7, mitochondrial has protein sequence MAAPSVAGLGRRLRAWVPRLMQVRWSRYNPSYLEPEVNKELYQKPLEELTEEEREQMELKAVRPIKAAPPTLSSSVFSDPMISKFTNMMMRDGNKVLARSLMTQTLEAIKRKQLEKYHKAPENEKETIECNPYVIFHQALKNCQPIIGLSNITKGGKTYQVPVPLKDNRKRFLAMKWLITECRENKHRRTLMPEKLSQELLLAFKNEGPVIKRKHALHKMAEANRAYAHFRWQ, from the exons ATGGCGGCGCCCAGCGTGGCGGGGCTGGGCCGGCGGCTGCGGGCCTGGGTGCCCCG GCTGATGCAGGTGAGATGGAGCCGCTACAACCCCAGTTACTTGGAGCCAGAAGTGAACAAGGAATTGTACCAGAAACCTTTGGAGGAGCTGactgaggaggaaagggaacaaaTGGAGCTCAAGGCTGTTCGACCCATCAAAGCTGCTCCTCCCACTCTGTCCAGCTCTGTGTTCAGCGACCCCATGATCAG TAAATTCACCAATATGATGATGAGGGATGGAAATAAAGTGCTGGCCAGAAGCCTCATGACTCAG ACTTTAGAGGCCATTAagaggaagcagctggagaagtACCACAAAGCTCCAGAAAATGAGAAGGAGACAATTGAATGCAACCCCTACGTCATTTTCCACCAGGCTCTGAAGAACTGCCAGCCCATCATCGGGCTCAGCAACATCaccaaaggaggaaaaacctACCAG GTGCCCGTCCCGCTGAAGGACAATCGGAAGCGCTTCCTGGCCATGAAGTGGTTGATCACCGAGTGCAGGGAGAACAAGCACCGCCGGACACTGATGCCTGAGAAgctctcccaggagctgctcctggcctTCAAAAACGAAGGGCCCGTCATCAAGAGGAAGCACGCCCTGCACAAGATGGCAGAGGCCAACAGGGCTTACGCCCACTTCCGCTGGCAGTAG
- the SLC25A19 gene encoding mitochondrial thiamine pyrophosphate carrier, with amino-acid sequence MVGYDPEAKCVSTAEAAAAGSASGLVTRVLISPLDVLKIRFQLQIEQLSSRNPTAKYHGILQAVQRIFREEGLGAFWKGHVPAQFLSVGYGAVQFMAFESLTELVHNVTSYSARGSFVHLVCGGLAACTATVAVQPVDTLRTRFAAQGEPKIYPNLRHAIVTMYQTEGPRTFYRGLTPTLIAIFPYAGLQFFFYNILQQYSEWVIPAEGKKGGNIKNLVCGSCAGIISKTLTYPLDVVKKRLQVGGFEHGRAAFGQVRTYRGFLDCMRQIMREEGSGGFFKGLSPSLLKAAFSTGLIFFWYELFCSLLCALKSPNSTGRKEG; translated from the exons ATGGTGGGCTACGACCCCGAGGCCAAGTGCGTGTCCACGGCGGAAGCGGCCGCAGCAGGGTCGGCGTCCGGCTTGGTCACTCGGGTTCTGATCAGCCCCTTGGATGTCCTCAAGATCCGCTTTCAG ctccagatCGAGCAGCTCTCCTCCAGAAACCCCACGGCCAAGTACCACGGCATCCTGCAAGCTGTGCAGCGCATCTTCCGGGAGGAGGGCCTGGGAGCCTTCTGGAAGGGCCATGTTCCTGCTCAGTTCCTCTCCGTTGGCTACGGAGCTGTTCAG TTCATGGCGTTCGAGAGCCTGACAGAGCTGGTGCACAACGTCACCTCGTACAGCGCCCGCGGCTCCTTCGTGCACCTGGTCTGCGGGGGCCTGgctgcctgcacagccaccGTGGCAGTGCAGCCCGTGGACACCCTGCGCACCCGCTTCGCTGCTCAGGGCGAGCCCAAG ATCTATCCCAACCTTCGCCATGCAATAGTGACCATGTACCAGACGGAAGGGCCTCGGACTTTCTACAGAGGTTTGACCCCCACACTCATTGCTATCTTCCCATATGCTGGTCTCCAGTTCTTCTTCTACAACATCCTGCAGCAATATTCGGAATGGGTGATTCcagctgaaggaaagaaaggag GCAACATTAAAAACCTTGTctgtggcagctgtgctgggatcaTCAGCAAAACCCTCACGTACCCTTTGGACGTGGTCAAAAAGCGACTGCAAGTGGGTGGCTTTGAGCACGGTCGGGCAGCCTTTGGGCAG GTACGGACGTACAGGGGTTTCCTGGACTGCATGAGGCAGATCATGCGGGAGGAGGGCTCAGGTGGATTCTTTAAGGGCCTTTCCCCCAGTTTGCTGAAGGCTGCCTTCTCCACTGGCCTCATCTTCTTCTGGTATGAGCTGTTCTGCAGCCTCCTGTGTGCCCTGAAGAGCCCCAACAGCACTGGGAGGAAGGAAGGCTGA